One region of Streptomyces davaonensis JCM 4913 genomic DNA includes:
- a CDS encoding glycoside hydrolase family 43 protein, with translation MTTYTNPVTTYTNPILNADWSDPDVLRVGDDFYLTASSFGRVPGLPLLHSRDLVNWTLIGHALERLEPAAEFRTPRHDCGVWAPSLRHHADRFWIFWGDPDQGIYQVNAPGIRGPWTRPHLVKAGKGLIDPCPLWDEETGEAYLVHAWAKSRSGVKNRLTGHRMHPDGTELLDEGKVIVDGDRIPGWFTLEGPKLYQHDGWFWILAPAGGVETGWQGAFRSRGFFGPYEERIVLEQRDTDINGPHQGGWVRTPAGEDWFVHFQQRGAYGRVVHLQPMRWAADGWPVLGADGAPVAVHRNPALPPQSPAAPATDDNFPGGRYGRQWQWTANPREGWSTQHSADGLRLTCVRSDDMHDLRRLANVLTQRLPGTPATVEVELRLDSEESGARAGLAVLGDAFGWIGLQRDGEGAVFLVHRFAEPVAERERDAAHPRLAPEGRARLRVEITPGARCHFSYDVGDGWTPSGPVFAATPWRWVGALLGLFALAPTGQGHAGAATFSRFRVTTS, from the coding sequence GTGACGACGTACACCAACCCAGTGACCACGTACACCAACCCCATCCTCAACGCCGACTGGTCCGACCCGGACGTCCTGCGCGTCGGGGACGACTTCTACCTCACCGCCTCCAGCTTCGGCCGCGTCCCGGGACTGCCGCTGCTGCACTCCCGCGACCTCGTCAACTGGACCCTCATCGGCCATGCCCTCGAACGCCTCGAACCGGCCGCCGAGTTCCGCACCCCACGCCACGACTGCGGTGTCTGGGCCCCCTCCCTGCGCCACCACGCCGACCGCTTCTGGATCTTCTGGGGCGACCCCGACCAGGGCATCTACCAGGTCAACGCCCCCGGAATCCGGGGCCCTTGGACCCGACCGCACCTGGTCAAGGCGGGCAAGGGCCTGATCGACCCCTGCCCGCTGTGGGACGAGGAGACCGGCGAGGCCTATCTGGTGCACGCCTGGGCCAAGTCACGCTCCGGCGTCAAGAACCGCCTCACCGGGCACCGGATGCACCCCGACGGCACCGAACTCCTCGACGAGGGCAAGGTGATCGTCGACGGCGACCGCATCCCCGGCTGGTTCACCCTGGAGGGCCCCAAGCTCTATCAGCACGACGGCTGGTTCTGGATCCTCGCCCCGGCCGGGGGAGTGGAGACCGGCTGGCAGGGCGCCTTCCGCTCGCGCGGCTTCTTCGGCCCGTACGAGGAGCGGATCGTCCTCGAACAGCGGGACACCGACATCAACGGCCCCCACCAGGGCGGCTGGGTGCGCACCCCGGCCGGGGAGGACTGGTTCGTCCACTTCCAGCAGCGGGGCGCCTACGGCCGGGTCGTGCACCTCCAGCCGATGCGCTGGGCCGCCGACGGCTGGCCGGTGCTCGGCGCCGACGGCGCCCCCGTCGCCGTACACCGCAATCCCGCGCTGCCGCCGCAGTCGCCCGCCGCGCCCGCCACCGACGACAACTTCCCCGGCGGCCGGTACGGCAGACAGTGGCAATGGACGGCCAATCCGCGCGAGGGCTGGTCCACCCAGCACTCCGCCGACGGGCTCCGGCTCACCTGCGTCCGCTCGGACGACATGCACGACCTGCGCAGACTGGCGAACGTCCTCACCCAGCGGCTGCCCGGAACACCGGCCACCGTCGAGGTCGAACTGCGCCTGGACAGCGAGGAGTCGGGGGCGCGGGCCGGACTCGCGGTGCTCGGGGACGCGTTCGGCTGGATCGGGCTCCAGCGGGACGGCGAGGGCGCGGTGTTTCTGGTTCATCGCTTCGCCGAGCCGGTCGCCGAACGTGAGCGGGACGCCGCGCATCCCCGCCTCGCCCCCGAGGGCCGCGCCCGGCTCCGCGTCGAGATCACCCCCGGCGCCCGCTGCCACTTCTCCTACGACGTCGGCGACGGCTGGACGCCCTCCGGTCCCGTCTTCGCCGCCACCCCCTGGCGCTGGGTCGGCGCTCTGCTCGGCCTCTTCGCCCTCGCGCCCACCGGCCAGGGACACGCCGGCGCGGCAACCTTCTCGCGCTTCAGGGTCACTACCTCGTAA
- a CDS encoding rhamnogalacturonan acetylesterase, which yields MSLSRRQIAGAVVAAVPLTFGTAQAGEQRRRTVFIAGDSTAAQKYADAAPETGWGMAIPFFLRKGLVVSNHAVNGRSSKSFVDEGRLEVILGAIRPGDLLVIQFAHNDEKATDPVRYTEPWSTYQDYLRLYIEGARARGARPVLATAVERRRFDAGGNAQPSHGDYPAAMRALAEEERVALLDIQALSLQLWQSLGVEETKKYFNWTATEQDNTHFNPPGAIEVARLVARELLRTRVLSPRDLRRLDEAIPESWISWPEAV from the coding sequence TTGTCGCTTTCCCGTAGACAGATCGCCGGTGCTGTTGTCGCAGCTGTTCCTCTCACCTTTGGTACCGCTCAGGCCGGTGAGCAGCGTCGGCGTACGGTCTTCATCGCCGGAGATTCCACCGCCGCCCAGAAATACGCGGACGCCGCGCCCGAGACCGGGTGGGGAATGGCCATCCCCTTCTTTCTTCGGAAGGGGCTTGTCGTCTCCAATCATGCTGTGAACGGGCGTAGTTCCAAGAGCTTTGTCGATGAAGGGCGGCTGGAGGTCATCCTTGGGGCCATTCGGCCCGGGGACCTTCTGGTCATCCAGTTCGCGCACAACGACGAGAAGGCCACCGACCCGGTTCGGTACACCGAGCCCTGGAGCACGTACCAGGACTATCTGCGGCTGTACATCGAGGGTGCCCGAGCCCGTGGGGCCCGGCCCGTGCTCGCCACCGCTGTTGAGCGGCGGCGGTTCGATGCCGGGGGCAACGCTCAGCCCAGTCACGGTGACTATCCGGCGGCGATGCGGGCGCTCGCCGAGGAGGAGCGGGTCGCTCTTCTCGACATTCAGGCGCTGTCGCTTCAGCTGTGGCAGTCGCTGGGGGTCGAGGAGACCAAGAAGTACTTCAACTGGACCGCTACCGAGCAGGACAACACGCACTTCAACCCGCCCGGCGCCATCGAGGTGGCGCGGCTCGTGGCGCGGGAGCTGTTGCGGACGCGGGTGTTGAGCCCGCGGGACCTTCGGCGGCTGGACGAGGCGATCCCGGAGTCGTGGATCAGCTGGCCGGAAGCCGTCTGA
- a CDS encoding ABC transporter substrate-binding protein has translation MKISIRRSRRAAMAVALGSVLALTATACGDDGSGGGGDKGSEGSGKGEIVFWDNNGGVRTDIWKEIIADFEKANPDIKVEYVPIAATEVQSKYDTAIQGGGLPDVGGVGAAMLAGISAQDALEPVEDRFAKSSLSGKLNEDMVESVKAAGGSDEHMYSIPTSANNGVLYYRTDLFKKAGLAEPTTWDAFYTAAEKLTDSGKNEFGYTIRGGAGSIAQALDAMYGQSGITEFWNGDKATVNDPKNVEALEKYAALFKKVTPAADLNNDFTKMVAQWDSGTIGMLNHNLGSYQDHVKALGVEKFRGVPQPVGSTGERVQVSNPVDGLGLFKSSKNKDAAWKFIEFAASHEANSKWNESAGAIPSNTEAAQDAWINEAEPTKLAAAALNDGSTTIVQLPYYLPDWNTISKADNEPNFQKVLLGKMSAEEFLDTVAEQLNEAQAEWNEQKS, from the coding sequence ATGAAGATCAGCATCCGTAGAAGCAGGCGCGCCGCCATGGCCGTCGCCCTGGGCTCCGTGCTCGCCCTCACCGCCACCGCCTGCGGAGACGACGGCAGTGGCGGCGGCGGGGACAAGGGATCCGAGGGATCCGGCAAGGGCGAGATCGTCTTCTGGGACAACAACGGCGGTGTGCGCACCGACATCTGGAAGGAGATCATCGCCGACTTCGAGAAGGCGAACCCGGACATCAAGGTCGAGTACGTGCCGATCGCCGCGACCGAGGTGCAGTCGAAGTACGACACCGCCATCCAGGGCGGCGGACTGCCGGACGTCGGCGGTGTCGGCGCCGCGATGCTCGCCGGGATCTCCGCCCAGGACGCGCTGGAGCCCGTCGAGGACCGGTTCGCCAAGTCCTCCCTCTCCGGCAAGCTCAACGAGGACATGGTCGAGTCGGTCAAGGCGGCCGGCGGCTCCGACGAGCACATGTACTCGATCCCCACCTCCGCCAACAACGGTGTCCTCTACTACCGCACCGACCTGTTCAAGAAGGCGGGCCTGGCGGAGCCGACCACCTGGGACGCCTTCTACACGGCCGCCGAGAAGCTCACCGACTCCGGCAAGAACGAGTTCGGGTACACGATCCGCGGTGGTGCGGGCTCGATCGCGCAGGCGCTGGACGCGATGTACGGGCAGAGCGGGATCACCGAGTTCTGGAACGGCGACAAGGCCACCGTCAACGACCCGAAGAACGTCGAGGCGCTGGAGAAGTACGCGGCGCTGTTCAAGAAGGTCACGCCTGCCGCCGACCTCAACAACGACTTCACCAAGATGGTCGCGCAGTGGGACTCCGGCACGATCGGGATGCTCAACCACAACCTCGGGTCGTACCAGGACCATGTGAAGGCGCTCGGGGTCGAGAAGTTCCGGGGTGTCCCGCAGCCGGTCGGTTCCACCGGTGAGCGGGTTCAGGTCTCCAACCCCGTTGACGGTCTCGGCCTGTTCAAGAGCTCCAAGAACAAGGACGCGGCGTGGAAGTTCATCGAGTTCGCGGCGTCTCACGAGGCGAACTCGAAGTGGAACGAGTCGGCGGGCGCGATTCCGTCCAACACCGAGGCTGCGCAGGACGCTTGGATCAATGAGGCCGAGCCGACGAAGCTGGCCGCTGCCGCGTTGAACGACGGTTCTACGACCATTGTTCAGCTTCCCTACTACCTGCCTGACTGGAACACGATTTCCAAGGCGGACAACGAGCCGAACTTCCAGAAGGTGCTGCTCGGGAAGATGAGTGCGGAGGAGTTCTTGGACACGGTTGCTGAGCAGCTGAATGAGGCTCAGGCCGAGTGGAACGAGCAGAAGTCCTGA
- a CDS encoding carbohydrate ABC transporter permease, translating to MAQAAAVAKPPAPPRRRRASATPRRLPYLLIAPAALLMLGFIAYPVISVFYYSLQNYNPTKPWRNGYAGFDNFVHAFTDDPLFWDTLTFSAKWVFVEVGLQLLFGLALALIVNQTFVGRAMGRALVFSPWAVSGVLTSAIWVLLYNSQTGITRYLADMGIGSYGTSWLSDTSTVFPAAIVADLWRGVPFFAILILADLQSVSKDLYEAAEVDGASRFKQFWHITLPHLKDAIILSTLLRAVWEFNNVDLLYTLTGGGPAGETTTLPLYIANTSVDAHNFGYASALTTVAFVILLFCSMVYLRLSKFGGESK from the coding sequence ATGGCCCAAGCCGCTGCCGTGGCGAAGCCGCCCGCGCCACCGAGGCGGCGCCGTGCCTCCGCGACCCCGCGCAGGCTCCCTTACCTGCTGATCGCCCCGGCCGCCCTGCTCATGCTCGGCTTCATCGCCTACCCGGTCATCAGCGTCTTCTACTACAGCCTCCAGAACTACAACCCCACCAAGCCCTGGCGGAACGGCTACGCGGGCTTCGACAACTTCGTCCACGCCTTCACCGACGACCCGCTGTTCTGGGACACCCTGACCTTCAGCGCCAAGTGGGTCTTCGTCGAGGTCGGACTCCAGTTGCTGTTCGGACTCGCGCTGGCCCTCATCGTCAACCAGACCTTCGTCGGGCGGGCCATGGGCCGTGCGCTGGTCTTCTCGCCGTGGGCCGTCTCGGGCGTGCTGACCTCCGCGATCTGGGTGCTCCTCTACAACTCCCAGACGGGCATCACCCGTTACCTCGCGGACATGGGCATCGGCTCCTACGGCACCAGCTGGCTGTCGGACACCTCCACCGTCTTCCCGGCGGCGATCGTCGCCGACCTGTGGCGCGGGGTGCCCTTCTTCGCGATCCTCATCCTCGCCGACCTCCAGTCCGTCTCCAAGGACCTCTACGAGGCCGCCGAGGTCGACGGGGCCAGCCGGTTCAAGCAGTTCTGGCACATCACGCTGCCGCATCTGAAGGACGCCATCATCCTGTCCACGCTGCTGCGCGCGGTCTGGGAGTTCAACAACGTCGATCTGCTCTACACCCTCACCGGCGGCGGACCCGCGGGCGAGACGACGACCCTCCCGCTGTACATCGCCAACACCAGCGTCGACGCCCACAACTTCGGCTACGCATCCGCCCTGACGACGGTCGCGTTCGTGATCCTGCTCTTCTGCTCGATGGTCTATCTGCGGCTGAGCAAGTTCGGAGGTGAGAGCAAGTGA
- the araD gene encoding L-arabinonate dehydratase: MTGRRRPEELRSHQWYGTEGQLRTWSHNARMRQLGYEAEEYRGRPVIAVLNTWSDINPCHVHLRERAEAVKRGVWQAGGLPLEFPVSTLSETYQKPTPMLYRNLLSMETEELLRSYPVDAAVLLGGCDKSTPALLMGAASADVPSLFVPAGPMLPGHWRGETLGSGTDMWKYWDEHRAGNLTDCELRELQGGLARSPGHCMTMGTASTMTAAAEALGMTLPGASSIPAVDSAHERMAAASGRRAVELAWTGPAPSRILTREAFEDAVTTVLGLGGSTNAVIHLIALAGRCQVPLTLDDFDRIARTVPVLANVRPGGRTYLMEDFYFAGGLPGFLSRIPDLLHLDRPTVNGTLGEQIEGAVVHDDDVIRTRENPVAAEGGVAVLRGNLCPDGAVIKHISAEPQLLKHTGSAVVFDDYKTMQRTINDPSLGITADSVLVLRGSGPKGGPGMPEYGMLPIPDHLLKQGVRDMVRISDARMSGTSYGACVLHVAPESYIGGPLALVRTGDSITLDVTARTLHLHVDDEELARRRSEWAPPPARYERGYGALYNEQIGQADTGCDFEFLARPGQVQDPYAG, encoded by the coding sequence ATGACCGGCCGCAGACGACCCGAGGAACTGAGAAGCCATCAGTGGTACGGCACCGAGGGCCAGTTGCGCACCTGGTCGCACAACGCCCGGATGCGGCAGCTCGGTTACGAGGCGGAGGAGTACCGGGGCCGCCCGGTGATCGCCGTCCTCAACACCTGGTCCGACATCAACCCCTGCCACGTCCATCTGCGCGAGCGCGCCGAGGCGGTCAAGCGGGGCGTGTGGCAGGCCGGCGGATTACCGCTGGAGTTCCCGGTCTCCACGCTCTCCGAGACCTACCAGAAGCCGACCCCGATGCTCTACCGCAACCTGCTGTCGATGGAGACGGAGGAGCTGCTGCGCTCCTACCCCGTCGACGCGGCGGTCCTGCTCGGCGGCTGCGACAAGTCGACGCCCGCGCTGCTGATGGGCGCGGCCTCGGCCGACGTCCCCTCGCTCTTCGTGCCCGCGGGGCCGATGCTGCCGGGACACTGGCGCGGGGAGACCCTCGGGTCCGGCACCGACATGTGGAAGTACTGGGACGAGCACCGCGCGGGCAACCTCACCGACTGCGAACTGCGGGAACTGCAAGGCGGGTTGGCGCGGTCGCCCGGCCACTGCATGACCATGGGCACCGCGTCCACGATGACCGCGGCGGCGGAGGCCCTCGGGATGACCCTGCCGGGTGCCTCGTCGATCCCCGCTGTTGACTCCGCGCACGAGCGGATGGCCGCCGCCTCCGGGCGCCGCGCCGTGGAACTCGCCTGGACCGGACCGGCCCCGTCCCGGATCCTCACCCGCGAGGCCTTCGAGGACGCCGTCACCACGGTGCTCGGACTCGGTGGCTCCACCAACGCCGTCATCCATCTGATCGCGCTCGCCGGTCGCTGCCAAGTGCCGCTCACCCTCGACGACTTCGACCGCATCGCGCGCACCGTGCCGGTGCTGGCGAACGTCCGGCCCGGCGGACGGACGTACCTGATGGAGGATTTCTACTTCGCGGGCGGACTGCCCGGGTTCCTCTCCCGCATCCCGGACCTGCTCCACCTGGACCGGCCGACCGTCAACGGCACGCTGGGGGAGCAGATCGAGGGTGCCGTCGTCCACGACGACGACGTCATCCGCACCCGCGAGAACCCGGTCGCCGCTGAGGGCGGGGTCGCCGTGCTGCGCGGCAACCTCTGCCCGGACGGCGCCGTCATCAAGCACATCTCCGCCGAACCGCAGCTCCTCAAGCACACCGGGTCCGCCGTCGTCTTCGACGACTACAAGACCATGCAGCGCACCATCAACGACCCGTCGCTCGGCATCACCGCCGACAGCGTGCTGGTGCTGCGCGGCTCCGGGCCCAAGGGCGGTCCGGGCATGCCCGAGTACGGCATGCTCCCCATCCCCGACCACCTGCTCAAGCAGGGGGTACGGGACATGGTGCGGATCTCCGACGCCCGGATGAGCGGCACCAGTTACGGCGCGTGCGTGCTGCACGTCGCGCCGGAGTCGTACATCGGCGGACCGCTCGCCCTGGTCCGCACCGGTGACTCCATCACCCTCGACGTCACCGCCCGCACCCTCCATCTCCACGTGGACGACGAGGAGTTGGCGCGGCGCAGGTCCGAGTGGGCACCTCCGCCCGCCCGTTACGAGCGGGGCTACGGCGCCCTCTACAACGAACAGATCGGCCAGGCCGACACCGGCTGCGACTTCGAATTCCTCGCCCGGCCGGGCCAGGTGCAGGACCCTTACGCCGGCTGA
- a CDS encoding DUF6807 domain-containing protein yields MTSSDTPVLRVAGRPVGRYVTRPELPARLSPRPYLHPVTTLSGTAVTELQPADHLHHLGVGVAVPDVEGRNFWGGRTYVRDQGPTEQDNHGAQRHAAFQLRDPDGFVEELRWMASGAELLRERRTVAATELTDSAWALDFTFSLTNVTAGALSIGSPATNGRPGAAYGGFFWRARKEETPPDVLTPDADGEERAHGRRAGWVALVGSSWTLVFAGATERTRQDPWFVRADEYPGVGSSLAHDQRLPVPPGDTVVRRVVTVVADGRLDRAGAAALVRKAVSP; encoded by the coding sequence ATGACGTCCAGCGACACCCCGGTCCTGCGGGTCGCGGGCCGCCCGGTCGGCCGCTACGTCACCCGGCCCGAACTTCCGGCCCGGCTCTCCCCGCGCCCGTATCTGCACCCGGTCACCACCCTGTCCGGTACGGCGGTCACCGAGCTCCAGCCCGCCGACCACCTCCACCACCTCGGCGTCGGTGTCGCCGTTCCCGACGTCGAGGGGCGCAACTTCTGGGGCGGACGCACCTACGTCCGCGACCAGGGCCCGACCGAGCAGGACAACCACGGCGCCCAGCGCCACGCCGCCTTCCAACTCCGCGACCCCGACGGGTTCGTGGAGGAGCTGCGCTGGATGGCGTCCGGTGCCGAGCTGCTGCGCGAGCGCCGTACCGTCGCCGCGACCGAACTCACCGACTCCGCCTGGGCGTTGGACTTCACCTTCTCGCTCACCAACGTGACCGCGGGCGCGCTCTCCATCGGCAGCCCGGCCACCAACGGGCGCCCCGGCGCGGCCTACGGCGGATTCTTCTGGCGGGCCCGCAAGGAGGAAACGCCCCCGGACGTCCTCACTCCGGACGCGGATGGCGAGGAGCGGGCGCACGGCCGCCGGGCCGGCTGGGTCGCCCTGGTCGGCTCCTCCTGGACGCTGGTCTTCGCGGGCGCCACCGAACGCACCCGTCAGGACCCGTGGTTCGTACGCGCCGACGAATACCCCGGAGTCGGCTCCTCCCTCGCCCACGACCAGCGGCTGCCGGTGCCGCCCGGCGACACCGTGGTCCGACGGGTGGTCACCGTCGTGGCGGACGGCCGCCTCGACCGCGCCGGGGCCGCCGCCCTGGTCCGCAAGGCGGTGAGCCCGTGA
- a CDS encoding GntR family transcriptional regulator produces MTSVPTPIPSRTQYVLEEIKRRILTGRLTPGQALVETELAAQFGVSKTPVREALKTLAGTGLVVMNQYKGVTVRMVDADMAREVYDVRLLLEPEALKRAVRRGASLDDARDALTRADRATDAAERSLANREFHRALYLPCGNPLLGRMLDEVRDQAALVSAVAWAASPSWEREAGEHREILRLALGGDADGAARALHAHIASFVERAFPEAADQEGQE; encoded by the coding sequence ATGACCTCTGTGCCCACGCCGATCCCCTCCCGCACGCAATACGTGCTGGAGGAGATCAAACGCCGTATCCTCACCGGCCGGCTGACGCCGGGTCAGGCTCTGGTGGAGACCGAGCTCGCCGCGCAGTTCGGGGTGTCCAAGACCCCGGTGCGCGAGGCGCTCAAGACGCTCGCCGGGACCGGGCTCGTCGTGATGAACCAGTACAAGGGCGTCACGGTGCGCATGGTGGACGCGGACATGGCGCGCGAGGTCTACGACGTGCGGCTGCTCCTCGAACCCGAGGCGCTGAAGCGGGCGGTGCGCCGCGGCGCCTCCCTCGACGACGCACGCGACGCGCTGACCCGCGCCGACCGGGCCACCGACGCCGCCGAACGCTCCCTGGCCAACAGGGAGTTCCATCGCGCGCTGTACCTGCCCTGCGGCAACCCGCTGCTCGGCCGGATGCTCGACGAGGTCCGCGACCAGGCCGCCCTCGTCTCCGCCGTCGCCTGGGCCGCCTCGCCCTCCTGGGAGCGGGAGGCCGGTGAGCACCGGGAGATCCTCCGGCTCGCCCTCGGCGGCGACGCGGACGGCGCGGCCCGCGCCCTGCACGCCCACATCGCGTCGTTCGTCGAGCGGGCGTTCCCCGAGGCCGCGGACCAGGAAGGTCAGGAATGA
- a CDS encoding dihydrodipicolinate synthase family protein, which translates to MSSATFETQRAALADVVSIPVTPFAEDGSVDQDTHRALLRRLLDGGIRTLTPNGNTGEFYALSPQERQLVTEITLDEVGDRGVILVGVGHDVPTAVASARHARERGAAMVMVHQPVHPYVSQGGWVDYHRAIAEAVPELGVVPYIRNAQLSGARLAELADSCPNVIGVKYAVPDAAKFAAFSRDAGLDRFVWVAGLAEPYAPSYFSAGATGFTSGLVNVAPAVSLNMIEALRSGDYPAAMKVWEQIRRFEELRAANGSANNVTVVKEALASLGLCRREVRPPSKPLPESDRAEVAAIAAGWSI; encoded by the coding sequence ATGAGCAGCGCGACGTTCGAGACCCAGCGGGCGGCCCTGGCCGACGTGGTGTCGATCCCGGTGACCCCTTTCGCCGAGGACGGCAGCGTCGACCAGGACACCCACCGGGCCCTGCTGCGTCGACTGCTCGACGGGGGGATCCGCACCCTCACCCCCAACGGCAACACCGGCGAGTTCTACGCCCTCAGCCCGCAGGAGCGGCAGCTCGTCACCGAGATCACCCTCGACGAGGTCGGCGACCGCGGCGTGATCCTCGTCGGCGTCGGCCATGACGTGCCCACCGCCGTCGCCTCCGCCCGGCACGCCCGGGAGCGGGGCGCCGCGATGGTGATGGTCCATCAGCCCGTCCACCCGTACGTCTCGCAGGGCGGCTGGGTCGACTACCACCGCGCCATCGCCGAGGCCGTCCCCGAGCTGGGGGTCGTGCCCTACATCCGCAACGCGCAACTCAGCGGCGCACGGCTCGCCGAGCTCGCCGACTCCTGCCCGAACGTGATCGGCGTGAAGTACGCCGTCCCGGACGCCGCCAAGTTCGCCGCTTTCTCCCGGGACGCGGGTCTGGACCGGTTCGTCTGGGTCGCCGGGCTCGCCGAGCCCTACGCCCCCTCCTACTTCTCCGCGGGCGCCACCGGCTTCACCTCGGGGCTCGTGAACGTCGCCCCGGCCGTTTCGCTGAACATGATCGAAGCGCTTCGATCCGGGGACTACCCGGCCGCCATGAAGGTCTGGGAACAGATCCGCCGCTTCGAGGAACTGCGCGCCGCCAACGGCTCGGCCAACAACGTCACCGTGGTCAAGGAGGCCCTCGCCTCCCTCGGCCTGTGCCGCCGCGAGGTCCGCCCGCCGAGCAAGCCGCTGCCCGAGAGCGACCGCGCCGAGGTCGCCGCCATCGCCGCCGGATGGTCCATATGA
- a CDS encoding Gfo/Idh/MocA family protein, producing the protein MSVDIVLAGARGHGRWHLDNIRRLQDKGVVRLAGVCELTPLTEEEIPEGLGTPEQSADFGSLLDSTGARVAVICTPIPTHTDLALEAARRGVHLLLEKPPAPSYAEFRRMADGVAEAGVACQIGFQSLGSHAVPAIRRMIADGTIGELVGIGGAGAWARPESYYRRAPWAGKRRLNGVDVIDGALTNPLAHAVATALALGGSSRAEDVTDVETELLRANDIESDDTSCVRVATAQGHRVTVAATLCAEHPDEPYVVVHGSSGRITFWYKQDRVLLQRADHGPQESEYGRTDLLENLVAHLTDGDELLVTPELTGAFMKVVEAIRLAPDPAPLPEGAWHLLPGEQRRVVPGVDGLVEAAADTLALYSELGAPWALPHGLRKEVST; encoded by the coding sequence ATGAGCGTAGACATCGTCCTGGCGGGCGCGCGCGGGCACGGCCGCTGGCACCTGGACAACATCCGACGGCTCCAGGACAAGGGCGTCGTCCGGCTCGCCGGAGTCTGCGAGCTGACGCCGCTGACCGAGGAGGAGATCCCCGAGGGGCTCGGCACGCCCGAGCAGTCCGCCGACTTCGGCTCGCTGCTGGACTCCACCGGCGCCCGGGTCGCGGTGATCTGCACCCCGATCCCGACCCACACGGACCTGGCGCTCGAAGCGGCCCGGCGCGGCGTGCACCTCCTCCTGGAGAAGCCGCCCGCCCCGTCCTACGCCGAGTTCCGGCGCATGGCCGACGGGGTCGCCGAAGCCGGGGTCGCCTGCCAGATCGGCTTCCAGTCGCTCGGCTCGCACGCGGTGCCCGCGATCCGTCGGATGATCGCCGACGGCACCATCGGCGAACTCGTCGGCATCGGTGGCGCCGGCGCCTGGGCCCGCCCCGAGTCCTACTACCGGCGTGCCCCCTGGGCCGGGAAGCGGCGCCTGAACGGCGTCGACGTGATCGACGGGGCGCTCACCAACCCGCTCGCGCACGCCGTCGCCACCGCCCTCGCGCTCGGCGGATCCAGCCGCGCCGAGGACGTCACCGACGTCGAGACCGAGCTGCTGCGCGCCAACGACATCGAGTCCGACGACACCTCCTGCGTCCGCGTCGCCACCGCCCAGGGCCACCGGGTCACCGTCGCCGCCACCCTGTGCGCCGAGCACCCCGACGAGCCGTATGTCGTGGTGCACGGCAGCAGCGGCCGGATCACCTTCTGGTACAAGCAGGACCGGGTGCTGCTCCAGCGCGCGGACCACGGCCCCCAGGAGTCCGAGTACGGCCGCACCGACCTGCTGGAGAACCTCGTCGCGCACCTCACCGACGGCGACGAACTGCTGGTCACCCCCGAACTGACCGGTGCCTTCATGAAGGTCGTCGAGGCGATCCGGCTGGCCCCCGACCCCGCCCCGCTGCCCGAGGGGGCCTGGCACCTGCTCCCCGGTGAACAGCGCCGAGTCGTGCCCGGCGTGGACGGCCTTGTCGAGGCCGCCGCCGACACCCTTGCCCTCTACTCCGAGCTGGGCGCCCCCTGGGCGCTTCCCCACGGTCTCCGCAAAGAGGTGAGCACATGA
- a CDS encoding carbohydrate ABC transporter permease, with translation MDTAPKSPPPPRPSGKHRAWDEVPRWQIYLPLGIYLLFTLIPFYWILLFALRPAGSTSLVPWPMTFDHFDKVWNERSFGTYFQNSVYVGLATLVMTTVVALAGGYALARFDFKIKRAFMLALLCSQFVPGALLLVPLFEIFAELQMINSLGSVILAETVFQLPLSMFLISNFIKNVPYSLEEAAWVDGCGRLRAFRVVVLPLLRPGLIAVGSFAFVHSWNHFLFALMFLNNQDKQTIPVGLNTLMSADSVDLGALAAGGIVAAVPVVIVFAFIQKWLITGFSAGAVKG, from the coding sequence ATGGACACCGCCCCCAAGTCCCCGCCGCCGCCCCGCCCTTCGGGCAAGCACCGCGCCTGGGACGAGGTCCCGCGCTGGCAGATCTACCTCCCGCTCGGCATCTACCTGCTCTTCACCCTGATCCCCTTCTACTGGATCCTGCTCTTCGCGCTCCGCCCGGCCGGCTCGACCTCCCTGGTGCCCTGGCCGATGACCTTCGACCACTTCGACAAGGTCTGGAACGAGCGCAGCTTCGGCACGTACTTCCAGAACAGCGTCTACGTCGGTCTCGCCACCCTGGTGATGACGACGGTGGTCGCCCTGGCCGGCGGCTATGCCCTCGCCCGGTTCGACTTCAAGATCAAGCGGGCGTTCATGCTGGCCCTGCTCTGCTCCCAGTTCGTGCCGGGCGCGCTGCTGCTGGTGCCGCTGTTCGAGATCTTCGCCGAGCTCCAGATGATCAACTCGCTGGGCAGCGTCATCCTCGCGGAGACCGTCTTCCAACTGCCGCTGTCGATGTTCCTGATCAGCAACTTCATCAAGAACGTGCCGTACTCCCTGGAGGAGGCCGCCTGGGTGGACGGCTGCGGCCGGCTACGGGCCTTCCGGGTCGTCGTACTGCCGCTGCTGCGGCCCGGACTGATCGCCGTCGGCTCCTTCGCCTTCGTGCACTCCTGGAACCACTTCCTGTTCGCCCTGATGTTCCTCAACAACCAGGACAAGCAGACCATCCCGGTCGGCCTCAACACCCTGATGAGCGCGGACAGCGTCGACCTCGGCGCGCTCGCCGCGGGCGGCATCGTCGCGGCCGTACCCGTGGTGATCGTGTTCGCCTTCATCCAGAAGTGGCTGATCACCGGCTTCAGCGCCGGGGCGGTGAAGGGATGA